The Cryptococcus decagattii chromosome 14, complete sequence genome window below encodes:
- a CDS encoding 60S ribosomal protein L8: MSVLRAFPEVPHLKQCTERRVWHLPRLPRLEVGRKVVIIPPSSLPSSTVNLYSFKMGRVIRAQRKSGGIFKSHTHHNKNPARLRNLDFAEKNGYIRGVVKDIIHDAGRGAPLATVVFRDPYRYKLRKETFLAAEGLSTGSFVYCGKKATLNVGNVLPIGQCPEGTIICNVEEKIGDRGALARTSGNYATIIGHNETGVTRIRLPSGAKKTISSRCRATVGIIAGGGRIDKPFLKAGRKYHAMRAKRNSWPRTRGVAMNPVDHPHGGGNHQHIGHASTMARDAPAGQKAGLIAARRTGLLRGTQGKNVDSA, encoded by the exons ATGTCGGTGTTAAGAGCATTTCCCGAAGTGCCACATTTGAAACAATGTACCGAACGCCGAGTGTGGCACCTGCCCCGCCTGCCGCGACTGGAGGTTGGCAGAAAAGTGGTAATAATTCCTCCATCAagtcttccttcctcgaCCGTCAACTTATATTCCTTCA AAATGGGTCGAGTCATCCGCGCGCAGCGAAAGTCCGGGGGTATCTTCAAGTCCCACACCCACCACAACAAGAACCCCGCTAGGTTGAGGAACCTCGACTTTGCTGAGAAGAACGGCTACATCCGGGGTGTTGTCAAGGACATCATCCACGACGCTGGGCG AGGTGCTCCCCTTGCTACCGTCGTCTTCCGTGACCCTTACCGATACAAGCTCCGAAAGGAGACTTTCCTTGCTGCTGAGGGTCTTTCCACCGGCTCTTTCGTCTACTGCGGCAAGAAGGCTACCCTCAACGTCGGCAACGTCCTCCCCATCGGCCAGTGCCCCGAAGGTACCATTATCTGCAAcgttgaggagaagatcgGTGACCGAGGAGCGCTCGCCCGAACCTCTGGTAACTACGCCACCATCATCGGCCACAACGAGACTGGTGTGACCCGAATTAGGTTGCCCTCTGGCGCCAAGAAGACCATCTCTTCTCGATGCAGGGCTACCGTCGGTATCATTGCTGGTGGTGGAAGGATTGACAAGCCCTTCCTTAAGGCTGGTAGGAAGTACCACGCTATGCGTGCTAAGAGGAACTCTTGGCCCCGAACTCGTGGTGTGGCTATGAACCCCGTTGACCACCCTCACGGTGGTGGTAACCACCAG CACATTGGTCACGCCTCTACCATGGCTCGCGACGCTCCCGCCGGTCAAAAAGCCGGTCTCATCGCCGCCAGGAGGACTGGTCTTCTC AGGGGTACCCAGGGCAAGAACGTCGACTCTGCTTAA
- a CDS encoding mitochondrial import inner membrane translocase subunit TIM54, which translates to MADLTPGPRKPPPAELTGFRSALAHTGIPHGVLLWKPRLPSRNWLIFWSVSLSLSYAYYYDRSECKRIKQEVVERVEKYGREPMPGGSLGEPRRVVVWAGRWGGDDDADRAGRYFRKYVKPYLVAAGIDYTLPSAPLHGSITRQLHAAILLQRRQALGLAPTAMPLSLPGVLDPAEVKRREIESGVVLVGRASMKEYLEGLRRGWEGGVDEWEWEKEVEKTLENDGVFDEPKHAANAADAADAATDAAVVDSNVETATTNAAVAVAGPKPKFAFFSRPSLPATATATGTGIPAPVIPAHLHTPPSPLPPTPPVLLLPFTNHLGFLQLPYMILDFFNERAKVRQGAQSALALIQGPVTDMHSDDAEHWDEKSESWYNKTARQLPDRLQKARTEYYESIKSRIDLARAYENGDREMTDQEKKANKVERIQDIQAERLKKELRWRGSEEGWEIVKPETPPTWRDNWEGWLKMYQVPEDAKEGL; encoded by the exons ATGGCTGACCTGACACCTGGTCCCCGCAAACCACCACCAGCTGAACTGACAGGTTTCCGCTCAGCACTCGCGCACACGGGTATCCCGCACGGCGTGCTTCTGTGGAAACCCCGTCTTCCGTCACGTAACTGGCTCATCTTCTGGTCCGTCTCGCTCTCGCTGTCCTACGCCTACTACTACGACCGTTCTGAATGCAAGCGGATCAAGCaagaggtggtggagcGTGTGGAGAAGTATGGGCGTGAGCCGATGCCCGGCGGAAGTCTGGGTGAGCCGAGGCGGGTGGTGGTGTGGGCTGGCCGATGGGGCGGGGACGACGATGCGGACCGGGCTGGGAGGTATTTCCGCAAGTATGTCAAG CCATACCTCGTCGCTGCCGGCATCGACTACACGCTGCCGTCTGCGCCTCTGCACGGCTCCATCACCCGCCAGCTGCACGCCgccatcctcctccagcgCCGCCAAGCACTCGGTCTCGCGCCGACCGCGATGCCGCTCTCGCTCCCCGGCGTGCTCGACCCTGCTGAAGTGAAGCGGCGCGAGATTGAGAGCGGCGTGGTGCTCGTCGGGCGGGCGAGTATGAAGGAGTACCTCGAAGGATTGAGACGGGGCTGGGAAGGCGGCGTGGACGAGTGGGagtgggagaaggaggtggagaagacgCTGGAGAATGACGGCGTATTTGACGAGCCCAAGCACGCTGCCAACGCTGCCGACGCTGCCGACGCTGCCACTGACGCCGCCGTCGTCGACTCCAACGTCGAGaccgccaccaccaacGCTGCCGTCGCCGTTGCCGGCCCCAAACCCAAAtttgcctttttctccCGCCCATCTCTCCCTGCCACTGCCACTGCCACCGGCACCGGCATCCCAGCCCCTGTCATCCCCGCCCATCTCCACACCCCTCCCTCCCCACTCCCGCCCACCCCGCCCGTCCTGCTCTTGCCGTTCACCAACCATCTCGGtttcctccagctgccCTACATGATCCTCGACTTTTTCAACGAACGCGCCAAGGTGCGACAAGGCGCACAGTCTGCGCTCGCCCTCATCCAAGGTCCCGTCACCGACATGCACAGCGACGACGCCGAGCACTGGGACGAGAAGAGCGAGAGCTGGTACAACAAGACCGCCAGACAACTGCCCGACCGACTCCAAAAGGCGCGCACAGAGTACTACGAGTCGATCAAGTCCCGTATCGATCTCGCGAGGGCGTACGAGAATGGTGATCGCGAGATGACAGACCAAGAGAAAAAGGCCAACAAGGTGGAGAGGATCCAGGATATCCAGGCGGAGAGGCTGAAAAAGGAGTTGAGATGGAGGGGCAGCGAAGAAGGCTGGGAGATTGTCAAGCCCGAAACACCTCCGACATGGAGAGATAACTGGGAGGGCTGGCTCAAGATGTACCAAGTGCCCGAGGATGCCAAGGAGGGCTTGTAG
- a CDS encoding protein BMH2 — MSNREDSVYLAKLAEQAERYEEMVENMKSVASSDQELTVEERNLLSVAYKNVIGARRASWRIVSSIEQKEESKGNEAQVAMIKAYREKIEAELAKICEDILEVLDKHLIPSAASGESKVFYHKMMGDYHRYLAEFATGDKRKDSADKSLEAYKAASDVAVTELPPTHPIRLGLALNFSVFYYEILNSPDRACHLAKQAFDDAIAELDTLSEESYKDSTLIMQLLRDNLTLWTSDMNEPEKEEKPEETKQEEVAPAA; from the exons ATGTCTAACCGAGAAGACTCTGTTTACCTTGCCAAGCTCGCCGAGCAGGCTGAGCGATACGAGG AAATGGTCGAGAACATGAAGTCTGTCGCCTCTTCTGACCAGGAGCTCACCGTCGAGGAGCGTAATCTCCTCTCCGTCGCCTACAAGAATGTTATCGGCGCCCGCCGAGCTTCCTGGCGAATCGTCTCCTCCATCGAACAGAAGGAGGAGTCCAAGGGTAACGAGGCTCAGGTCGCCATGATCAAGGCCTACAGGGAGAAGATTGAGGCTGAGCTTGCCAAGATCTGCGAGGACATTCTTGAGGTTCTTGACAAGCACCTTATCCCCTCTGCCGCTTCTGGCGAGTCCAAGGTCTTCTACCACAAGAT GATGGGAGATTACCACCGATACCTTGCCGAGTTTGCTACCGGTGACAAGCGAAAGGACTCTGCCGACAAGTCTCTTGAGGCTTACAAGGCTGCTTCCGACGTTGCCGTTACCGAGCTCCCGCCTACCCACCCTATCCGACTCGGTTTGGCTCTCAACTTCTCCGTCTTTTA CTATGAGATTCTCAACTCCCCCGACAGGGCTTGCCACCTTGCCAAGCAGGCTTTCGACGACGCTATCGCCGAGCTCGACACTCTTTCCGAGGAATCCTACAA GGACTCTACCCTCATCATGCAGCTTCTTAGGGACAACCTCACTCTCTGGACTTCTGACATGAACGAGCCTG agaaggaagagaagccCGAGGAAACAAAGCAGGAGGAGGTTGCCCCCGCGGCTTAG